One genomic window of Misgurnus anguillicaudatus chromosome 12, ASM2758022v2, whole genome shotgun sequence includes the following:
- the LOC129446162 gene encoding trace amine-associated receptor 13c-like, protein MGYETEDHETQYCFPAINSSCIKTKRSTHEYNIMYVFFSVLSVWTVFLNLLVIISISHFKKLHTPTNMLILSLAVSDLLVGLTVMPLEATKLIETCWYFGDTICKLFLIIMGLLLGTSLSNLVLIAVDRYVAVCHPLLYPQKITMTRTITIICLCWFFSSAYSIAMIVISPRIYTCYGECITMLTFFWSIADLFVSFLLPCTIIISLYLRIFYVAHQQVKVINSLIRSEKHLTEGSVRRKSESKAALTLGIIVTVYLFCWIPFFILSLTPNTRLTSAIAYFMLWMLYINSGLNPLIYAIFYPWFRTSVKHILNLSKTFEPT, encoded by the coding sequence ATGGGCTATGAGACAGAAGATCATGAGACTCAATACTGCTTTCCTGCCATTAACTCATCATGCATCAAGACGAAACGCTCCACACATGAATACAATatcatgtatgtgtttttttcagtgctgTCAGTATGGACTGTTTTTCTGAATCTGCTGGTGATCATCTCCATCTCTCACTTCAAGAAGCTTCACACTCCAACCAACATGCTCATTCTCTCTCTGGCTGTATCCGACCTACTCGTAGGACTTACTGTCATGCCCTTGGAGGCAACTAAGTTGATTGAAACATGTTGGTACTTTGGAGACACTATCTGTAAACTGTTTTTAATTATCATGGGGCTGCTCCTAGGTACATCTCTgagtaatttagttttaataGCTGTTGACCGTTATGTGGCTGTGTGTCACCCTTTACTGTACCCACAGAAAATAACAATGACTAGAACAATAACTATTATATGTCTTTGCTGGTTTTTCTCTTCAGCTTATAGCATTGCAATGATAGTTATCTCACCTAGAATATACACATGTTATGGGGAATGTATAACTATGCTTACTTTTTTCTGGTCAATTGCTGATTTGTTTGTGTCTTTCCTTCTTCCTTGTACCATCATTATAAGTTTATATTTGAGAATCTTTTATGTCGCACATCAGCAAGTGAAAGTTATAAACTCTCTGATAAGGAGTGAAAAACATCTAACAGAAGGTTCAGTGAGGAGGAAATCTGAGAGCAAAGCCGCTCTGACATTAGGAATCATTGTGACGGTTTATCTGTTTTGCTGGAttcccttttttattttatctttaaCACCAAACACAAGATTGACTTCTGCTATAGcctattttatgttatggatgTTGTATATTAATTCGGGTCTGAATCCTCTCATCTATGCTATATTTTACCCCTGGTTTAGAACTTCAGTTAAACACATCCTAAATCTATCCAAAACATTTGAACCAACATAA
- the LOC129446254 gene encoding trace amine-associated receptor 13c-like, translating into MAYETEDHETQYCFPDINSSCIKTKRSTHEYNIMYVFFSVLSVWTVFMNLLVIISISHFKKLHTPTNMIIFSLAVADLLVGLIVMPLEAIKFIETCWYLGDTFCRLISIIMGLLLSTSLSNLVLIAVDRYVAVCHPLLYPQKITTPRTIITICVWWFFSSVYNIAIISASNRNNTCYGECTAIITLVWSIVDLFLTFQLPCTIIITLYLRIFYVAHHQVKVINSLMRSGKHLTEGSVRRKSESKAALTLGIIVMVYLFCWIPFFIFSLTPNTKITSVTAYVMLWMLYINSGLNPLIYAIFYPWFRTSVKQILNLSKIFKPL; encoded by the coding sequence ATGGCCTATGAGACAGAAGATCATGAGACTCAATACTGCTTTCCTGACATTAACTCATCATGCATCAAGACAAAACGCTCCACACATGAATACAATAttatgtatgtgtttttttcagtgctgTCAGTATGGACTGTGTTTATGAATCTGCTGGTGATCATCTCCATCTCTCACTTCAAGAAGCTTCATACTCCAACCAACATGATCATTTTCTCTCTGGCTGTGGCTGACCTGCTCGTAGGACTTATTGTGATGCCCTTGGAGGCGATTAAGTTTATTGAAACATGTTGGTACTTAGGAGACACTTTCTGTAGACTGATTTCAATAATCATGGGATTGCTTCTTTCTACATCACTgagtaatttagttttaataGCTGTTGACCGTTATGTGGCTGTGTGTCACCCTCTGCTGTACCCACAGAAAATAACAACACCTAGAACAATAATTACTATCTGTGTTTGGTGGTTTTTCTCTTCTGTTTATAACATTGCAATTATAAGTGCCTCGAATAGAAATAACACATGTTATGGGGAATGTACAGCTATAATTACTTTAGTCTGGTCAATTGTTGATTTGTTCCTGACTTTCCAGCTTCCTTGTACCATCATTATAACTTTATATTTGAGAATCTTCTATGTTGCACATCATCAAGTGAAAGTTATAAACTCTCTGATGAGGAGTGGAAAACATCTAACAGAAGGTTCAGTGAGGAGGAAATCTGAGAGCAAAGCCGCTCTAACATTAGGAATCATTGTGATGGTTTATCTGTTTTGCTGGAttcccttttttattttttctctaaCACCAAACACAAAAATTACTTCTGTTACAGCCTATGTAATGTTATGGATGTTGTATATTAATTCAGGTCTGAATCCTCTCATCTATGCTATATTTTATCCCTGGTTTAGAACATCAGTTAAACAAATCCTAAATCTATCCAAAATATTTAAACCATTATAA
- the LOC129446257 gene encoding trace amine-associated receptor 13c-like — MAYETEDLETQYCFPAINSSCIKTKRSTHEYNIMYVFFSLLSVWTVFLNLLVIISISHFKKLHTPTNMLILSLAVSDLLVGLIVMPLEAIKLIETCWYFRDTICRLFLIIMGLLLSTSLSNLVLIAVDRYVAVCHPLLYPQKITTTRTIITVCVWWFFSSVYNIAIISISHRNNTCYGECIAMLTFVWSIADLFLSFLFPCTIIITLYLRIFYVAHQQVKVINSLMRSGKHLTEGSVRRKSESKAALTLGIIVTVYLFCWIPFFILSLTPNTKMTSATAYFMLWMLYINSGLNPVIYAIFYPWFRTSVKHILNLSKIFKPA; from the coding sequence ATGGCCTATGAAACAGAAGATCTTGAGACTCAATACTGCTTTCCTGCCATTAACTCATCATGCATCAAAACAAAACGCTCCACACATGAATACAATatcatgtatgtgtttttttcattgctgTCAGTATGGACTGTGTTTCTGAATCTGCTGGTGATCATCTCCATCTCTCACTTCAAGAAGCTTCACACTCCAACCAACATGCTCATTCTCTCTCTGGCTGTGTCCGACCTGCTCGTAGGACTTATTGTCATGCCCTTGGAGGCGATTAAGTTGATTGAAACATGTTGGTACTTTAGAGACACTATTTGTAGACTGTTTTTAATAATCATGGGATTGCTGCTTTCTACATCTCTgagtaatttagttttaataGCTGTTGACCGTTATGTGGCTGTGTGTCACCCTCTGCTGTACCCACAGAAAATAACAACGACTAGAACAATAATTACTGTCTGTGTTTGGTGGTTTTTCTCTTCTGTTTATAACATTGCAATTATAAGTATCTCACATAGAAATAACACATGTTATGGGGAATGTATAGCTATGCTTACATTTGTCTGGTCAATTGCTGATTTATTCCTGTCTTTCCTGTTTCCTTGTACCATCATTATAACTTTATATTTGAGAATCTTCTATGTCGCACATCAGCAAGTAAAAGTTATAAACTCTCTGATGAGGAGTGGAAAACATCTAACAGAAGGTTCAGTGAGGAGGAAATCTGAGAGCAAAGCCGCTCTGACATTAGGAATCATTGTGACGGTTTATCTGTTTTGCTGGATccccttttttattttatctctaACACCAAACACAAAAATGACTTCTGCTACAGcctattttatgttatggatgTTGTATATTAATTCAGGTCTGAATCCTGTCATCTATGCTATATTTTACCCCTGGTTTAGAACGTCAGTTAAACACATCCTAAATCTATCCAAAATATTTAAACCAGCATAA
- the LOC129446621 gene encoding trace amine-associated receptor 13c-like, translated as MADETKDHETQYCFPAINSSCIKTKRSTREYNIMYVFFSLLSVWTVFLNLLVIISICHFKKLHTPTNMLVLSLAVTDLLVGLITMPLEAIKLIETSWYFGDTFCTVFLTTTGLLFSTSLSNLVFIAVDRYVAVCQPLLYPQKITMTRTIFMICLFWFFSSAYTIAIGINISHRKYTCYGECMIIITFAWTITDLFLSFLLPCTVIITLYLRIFYVAHHQVKVINSLMRSEKHLTEGSVRRKSESKAALTLGIIVMVYLFCWIPYFILSLIPNTSMTSVIAYFMLWMLYINSALNPLIYAIFYPWFRTSVKHILNLSKIFKPV; from the coding sequence ATGGCCGATGAGACCAAAGATCATGAGACTCAATACTGCTTTCCTGCCATTAATTCATCATGCATCAAGACAAAACGCTCCACGCGTGAATACAATatcatgtatgtgtttttttcattGTTGTCAGTATGGACTGTGTTTCTGAATCTGCTGGTGATCATCTCCATCTGTCACTTCAAGAAGCTTCACACTCCAACCAACATGCTCGTTCTCTCTCTGGCTGTAACCGACCTGCTCGTAGGACTTATTACAATGCCCCTGGAGGCGATAAAGTTGATTGAAACAAGTTGGTACTTTGGAGACACTTTCTGTACAGTGTTTTTAACAACCACAGGGCTGCTTTTCTCTACATCTCTGagtaatttagtttttataGCTGTTGACCGTTATGTGGCTGTGTGTCAACCTCTGCTGTACCCACAGAAAATAACAATGACTAGAACAATATTTATGATCTGTCTTTTCTGGTTTTTCTCTTCAGCTTATACCATTGCAATTGGTATAAATATTTcacatagaaaatacacatgtTATGGAGAATGTATGATTATTATTACTTTTGCCTGGACAATTACTGACCTGTTCCTGTCTTTCCTGCTTCCTTGTACCGTCATTATAACTTTATATTTGAGAATCTTCTATGTCGCACATCATCAAGTGAAAGTTATAAACTCTCTGATGAGGAGTGAAAAACATCTAACAGAAGGTTCAGTGAGGAGGAAATCTGAGAGTAAAGCCGCTCTGACATTAGGAATCATTGTGATGGTTTATCTGTTTTGCTGGATTccctattttattttatctctAATACCAAACACAAGCATGACTTCTGTTATAGcctattttatgttatggatgTTATATATTAATTCAGCTCTAAATCCTCTCATCTATGCTATATTTTACCCCTGGTTTAGAACATCAGTTAAACACATCCTAAATCTATCCAAAATATTTAAACCAGTATAA
- the LOC129446252 gene encoding trace amine-associated receptor 13c-like: MAYKTEDQKTQYCFPAINSSCVKKLQTPTNMLILSLAAADLLIGLIVMPLEGIRLIETCWYFGENICRVFSVIMGLLFSASLSNLVLIAVDRYVAVCHPLLYPQKITMTRTIIIICVSWFFSSVCNILGDISSSQRNYTCYGECRFIITFAWTIIDLFLSFLLPCTVIITLYLRIFYVAHNQVKIINSLMRSGKHLTEGSVRRKSESKAALTLGIIVMVYLFCWIPFYSLSLTPTTRMTSAIAYFTLWMVYISSALNPLIYAIFYPWFRTSVKHILNVSKLFKPS; this comes from the exons ATGGCCTATAAGACAGAAGATCAAAAGACTCAATACTGCTTTCCTGCCATTAACTCATCATGC GTCAAGAAGCTTCAGACTCCAACAAACATGCTCATTCTCTCACTGGCTGCGGCAGACCTGCTCATAGGACTTATTGTCATGCCCCTGGAGGGAATTAGGTTGATTGAAACATGTTGGTACTTTGGAGAGAATATCTGTAGAGTGTTTTCAGTAATCATGGGGCTGCTTTTCTCAGCATCTCTgagtaatttagttttaataGCTGTTGACCGTTATGTGGCTGTGTGTCACCCTCTGCTGTACCCACAGAAAATAACAATGACTAGAACAATAATTATTATCTGTGTTTCCTGGTTTTTCTCTTCAGTTTGTAACATTTTAGGTGATATAAGTTCCTCACAAAGAAACTACACATGTTATGGAGAATGTAGATTTATCATTACTTTTGCCTGGACAATCATTGACCTGTTCCTGTCTTTCCTGCTTCCTTGTACCGTCATTATAACTTTATATTTGAGAATCTTCTATGTTGCACATAATCAAGTGAAAATTATAAACTCTCTGATGAGGAGTGGAAAACATCTAACAGAAGGTTCAGTGAGGAGGAAATCTGAGAGCAAAGCCGCTCTGACATTAGGAATCATTGTGATGGTTTATCTGTTTTGCTGGATTCCCTTTTACAGCTTATCTCTAACACCAACCACAAGAATGACTTCTGCTATAGCCTATTTTACTTTATGGATGGTGTATATTAGTTCAGCTCTGAATCCTCTCATCTATGCTATATTTTACCCCTGGTTTAGAACGTCAGTTAAACACATCCTAAATGTATCCAAACTATTTAAGCCATCTTAA